The DNA region GCAGTTCGACGGCGAGCGCCAGAAGCTCGCGTCCGGACGCCTGCTTGTCTCTCAGCTGCACCGCGCCCACGCCGCCGCGGACCGCGGCGTCCACGGTGGCGAGCGTCCCGCGCGGACCAGATGGCTGGGTGCCGATCACCAGGTACACCGTAAGGTCAAGGGCCATGGCTTCAACCCGCGTGCGTGCGAAGGGCTGCGGAGTCAAGCCTGTACAGGGCGTCCAGCAAGGAGACCGCGAAGCTACCCGGGCCCTCGCTCCGCTTGACTGCGACCTCGGCGGCCACGGTGAGTATCGTCGTCGCCGCGCTCGCGGCCAGGAGTGGTGAGCGCTCCACCGCGCAGCACGCCGAGACCAGTGCCCCCAGGGCGCATCCGACGCCGGTCACCCTGGTCATCATCTCGTGACCGGTGCGCACGTCCAGGACCACGGCGCCATCGGTGATGTAGTCGATGGCACCGCTCACAGCGACCGTGGTCCCTTGCCGACGGGCAAGCTCGATGGCCCGCTCAAGGGCGTCTCGCGAGCCGGACGTGGAGTCCACCCCGCGTCCCGCCGAATCCGTCACACCGGCGAGCGAGAGGATCTCCGATGGGTTGCCGCGGATCACTGCGGGGCCGCTGGCCAGCAGCTCGGTCGCGAACCGGGTCCGGTACGCCAGGGCCCCGACCGCGACCGGATCCAGAACCCAGGGGGTGCCCGCCCGTGCGGCGGCAGCAACGGCGGCGCGCATCGCCGTGACCTTGTCGGGGGAAAGGGTCCCGAGATTCACCAGGACCGCGTCCGCGACTTGGGCGAACTCTGCGGACTCTTCGGAGTTCTCCACCATCGCCGGTGACGCGCCGACAGCCAGCAAGACGTTCGCGGTGAAGCCGGCCACGACGATGTTGGTCATACAGTGCACGAGGGGGCCGCGCCGGCGCAGCTCGTCAAGAACGCGGATCGCATCATCAGCGGACGCGCGAACGCGCGGTGGAGCGAGCGCGCCCCGACCCGTCCCGTCGGGGCGCTGCGATACAGCGTGTTCCCCTCCCATTTCCCGAGACTCCGGCTCGGGCAGCGGTGCGGCGGCCATGGCTAGATCGCCTGCAACGGCAGGTATACCGAGCTGCCCATGCGAGCGAATTCTGCGGACTTGTCGGCCATGCCGGCGTCAATCGCTTCCAGGCTGGAGAGCCCGTTGTCTCCCGCATAGGTTCTTGCGTCGGCCGAGATGCGCATGGAGCAGAATTTCGGCCCGCACATGGAACAGAAATGTGCGGTCTTTGCGGGTTCCGCCGGAAGTGTCTCGTCGTGAAAGCTGCGGGCCGTGTCCGGGTCCAAGGACAACGCGAACTGATCATTCCACCGGAACTCGAAACGGGCTCGACTGAGCGCGTCGTCACGTTCCTGGGCGCGCGGGTGCTGTTTGGCCAAGTCGGCCGCATGGGCGGCGATCTTGTAGGTGATGACTCCCGTCTTCACGTCGTCGCGGTTCGGCAGGCCCAGATGTTCTTTGGGTGTGACGTAGCACAGCATGGCGGTTCCGGCCTGGGCGATCATTGCCGCGCCGATGGCCGAGGTGATGTGGTCGTAGGCCGGGGCGATGTCGGTGGCCAGGGGGCCGAGCGTGTAGAAGGGCGCTTCTTCGCAGAGCTCCTCCTCCAGCCGGACGTTCTCCACGATCTTGTGCATGGGGACGTGTCCGGGGCCCTCGATCATGACCTGCACACCGTGGGACTTGGCGATCCTGGTGAGTTCCCCCAGCGTGCGCAGCTCGGCGAATTGGGCTTCGTCATTGGCGTCGGCTATGGATCCGGGGCGCAACCCGTCACCGAGGGAGAAGGTCACGTCGTAGCGTCGAAGGATCTCGCAGAGCTCGACGAAGTGCGTGTACAGGAAGCTCTCCTGATGGTGCGCGAGGCACCAGGCCGCCATGATCGAACCGCCGCGGGAAACGATCCCGGTGACGCGCCTGGCTGTCAGCGGCACGTACCGCAACAGGACCCCGGCGTGGACCGTCATGTAGTCAACGCCCTGTTCGCACTGCTCGATGACCGTGTCGCGGTAGATTTCCCAGGTCAACGCGGTGGGATCGCCTTTGACCTTCTCCAAAGCCTGATAGATGGGCACCGTACCCACCGGGATGGGCGAGTTCCGCAGAATCCATTCGCGGGTCAGGTGAATGTCCTTACCCGTCGACAAGTCCATGAGCGTGTCCGCGCCCCACCGGGCGGCCCACACCATCTTCTCTACTTCTTCAGCGATGGAGGACGTGACCGCGGAGTTGCCGATGTTCGCATTGATCTTCACAGAGAACGCCTTGCCGATGATCATCGGCTCGCTCTCTGGGTGCCTGTGGTTGGCCGGGATGACAGCCCGGCCCCGTGCTACTTCGTCGCGGACAAGTCCTGCCGGTAGCCCCTCCCTGGCGGCCACATAGGCCATTTCGGGAGTGATGATCCCGGACCTTGCCCAGACCAGCTGCGTGGCAGCCCCGTCAATGGCCTGGGGGCGGTCCCACCCGTCTCGCGTCTTGGACAACCCGGCCACCAGATCGATCACGGCGCTCTCGTCGGTGTATGGCCCGGAGGTGTCGTAGAGGTCGAAGTGCTCACCGTTGCTCAGGTTCACTCGCCGGAGCGGGACACTCATCCCCGGGAATCCGGCGACAAGTTCGAATCGCTTCGTGCTGCCCATGACAGGACCCGTGGTCACAGCGGACACAGTTGTAGCGTCATCTTGGCGCATCGTGATGCTCTCCCTACGCCGGCATTACCCGGACAGGTTCAACGGTCGACGGCCCTAGCCGTCCTCTCAGCTCACTGGTGCGAACTCCCGCGGTGGTTGACTGACACCCACAGCCTAGCCTCGATCTTTCACAGGTCTCGGGCGTGAGGGTCTGGCGCGGCTCGATGGTCGTGCTGGTTGCTGATTCTGGCCGGTGGGTATGACACGGCGGCCCGCTGTCGTGCGGGTTGGGCGCCGGTTCCAGTGGCCGGGGGTGTGCTCGGGGTCGTCGGGGCGGTGGTGTTCGGTGTCAGCCGGGAGCCAGTGCTCCGAGTCGACAGAGCCCGGCCAGGAGCAGCGGGGCGAAGGGCGACCGGGCTGCCAGGTGCAGGCGGACGCGCCGCCCGGAGCGGGCCAGGGTCGCCGGGATCGTGAAGAGTCGGAACCGTAAGGTCTTGGGTTCCCAGCGCCGGGCCTCGTGCCCGGTCAGGGCGAGCATGCCCATCCAGGCGGTGATGTCGGCGGCCAGGGCCACGACGGCGCACCAGATCCGGTTCGCGGCGAACGACTTCAACGGCAGGTTGTTCAGGCCGGTGTCCTTGGCGATGCGGCTGCGGTCTTCGCAGCGGGCTCGGCGCCGGTGGCGCAGCTCGAGGTCGGCGAGCTGGCCTTGAGTGCTGTTGGTGACGAACGCGGTGATCCGCATGCCGTCGACGTCTTCGAAGCGCAGCTGGGCGCCGGGGTGGGGTCGTTCCTTGCGGACGATCACCCGCATCCCCTTCGGCCAGGCGGACAGGTCCATCAGGTGGGTCAGCTCGGCGACCCACGCGCCGTCGCGGACCTGGTCGACCGCGTCGTAGGCCGGTGCCCACACGTGCTCGGGGATGAGCCCCAGCAGGTCAGGGGTGTTCTGCGGCAGGGTGAACCCGACCGAGTACGCAAGCCGTCGCCTCGTCAGGGCCTCGATGACCTTGTGCGACCCGCCGGCCCCGTCGATCCGGACCAGGATCGACTTGCCGCGGGTGGCCCCCGGGATCTGTGCCAGCGCCTGCGAGATCACGTGCAGGTGGTCGGCGGCGGTGTTCGAACCCGCGTTCCCGGCCCGCAACAGGACCGCGACCGGCTCCCCGGTCCCCTCGGGCCCGTGGTCGACGAACGCGCACAACGGGTGGAACCCGAACCCCCGCTTGAATGTCGGCGCCGCGTTCTGCTTATCGCTGTGTGCCGTGACCAGGGTCGCGTCGATGTCGATGACCAGCGGGTGCGCGGCGTCGCGGCCATGGTCTGGAGCGTGGACGCCGACTGCCTTCCAGACCTTCGCGCGGGCGGCGGCCCGGGCCCGGTTGATCGCGGCCAGGGCCGCGTCCGCGTCGCCGGCCAGCCGGGCCAGCACCCGTGAGAGCGTCGGGTCGGAGGCCACCGAACCGTAGATCGCAGGCTCGGCGCGGACCACGGCCAGGTCCGAGCAGGTGTCCCCACCCAGGGCGAGGGTCATGGCCAGATCCAGCAGGACCTTGGCCGGGTCGTGCGTCGCGGACGGCGACCGCCACGGCGCCAACGCCCGGGACAACTCGACATCCAGACCAGCGGCCCGCACGGTCGAGGTCAGCAGCACCCCGCCGGCCTGGCCGACCGCCGACCCGCCGTCGGCGTCAACGGTCAACCGTGGTAGAAACCGGTACGCTTCTTCACCTGGAAGGTGCTCCTCGAACTGGACTGATACGGCCCTCGACAAGCCACATCATCCCTGGTCAGGAGCACTTTTCACGTCCTCGGCACGCCACCGCCGTGAAAGGGCGAGGTTAACGCCACCTAGGGCGTGTTGATCAAGAGGTTTCGGGGGTTGTTCGGGGAGTCTTGACCGGTGGCGCGTCGTGAGATCTCTGATGAGGTGTGGGTTGTCCTGGAGCCGCTGATGCCGGCGGCCTCGGGACGTTCGCGTCCGTGGACCGATCACCGTCTGGCGGTCGAGGGCATGGTGTGGAAGTA from Cellulomonas sp. KRMCY2 includes:
- the thiM gene encoding hydroxyethylthiazole kinase, which translates into the protein MAAAPLPEPESREMGGEHAVSQRPDGTGRGALAPPRVRASADDAIRVLDELRRRGPLVHCMTNIVVAGFTANVLLAVGASPAMVENSEESAEFAQVADAVLVNLGTLSPDKVTAMRAAVAAAARAGTPWVLDPVAVGALAYRTRFATELLASGPAVIRGNPSEILSLAGVTDSAGRGVDSTSGSRDALERAIELARRQGTTVAVSGAIDYITDGAVVLDVRTGHEMMTRVTGVGCALGALVSACCAVERSPLLAASAATTILTVAAEVAVKRSEGPGSFAVSLLDALYRLDSAALRTHAG
- the thiC gene encoding phosphomethylpyrimidine synthase ThiC, translated to MGSTKRFELVAGFPGMSVPLRRVNLSNGEHFDLYDTSGPYTDESAVIDLVAGLSKTRDGWDRPQAIDGAATQLVWARSGIITPEMAYVAAREGLPAGLVRDEVARGRAVIPANHRHPESEPMIIGKAFSVKINANIGNSAVTSSIAEEVEKMVWAARWGADTLMDLSTGKDIHLTREWILRNSPIPVGTVPIYQALEKVKGDPTALTWEIYRDTVIEQCEQGVDYMTVHAGVLLRYVPLTARRVTGIVSRGGSIMAAWCLAHHQESFLYTHFVELCEILRRYDVTFSLGDGLRPGSIADANDEAQFAELRTLGELTRIAKSHGVQVMIEGPGHVPMHKIVENVRLEEELCEEAPFYTLGPLATDIAPAYDHITSAIGAAMIAQAGTAMLCYVTPKEHLGLPNRDDVKTGVITYKIAAHAADLAKQHPRAQERDDALSRARFEFRWNDQFALSLDPDTARSFHDETLPAEPAKTAHFCSMCGPKFCSMRISADARTYAGDNGLSSLEAIDAGMADKSAEFARMGSSVYLPLQAI
- a CDS encoding IS1380 family transposase; this encodes MTVDADGGSAVGQAGGVLLTSTVRAAGLDVELSRALAPWRSPSATHDPAKVLLDLAMTLALGGDTCSDLAVVRAEPAIYGSVASDPTLSRVLARLAGDADAALAAINRARAAARAKVWKAVGVHAPDHGRDAAHPLVIDIDATLVTAHSDKQNAAPTFKRGFGFHPLCAFVDHGPEGTGEPVAVLLRAGNAGSNTAADHLHVISQALAQIPGATRGKSILVRIDGAGGSHKVIEALTRRRLAYSVGFTLPQNTPDLLGLIPEHVWAPAYDAVDQVRDGAWVAELTHLMDLSAWPKGMRVIVRKERPHPGAQLRFEDVDGMRITAFVTNSTQGQLADLELRHRRRARCEDRSRIAKDTGLNNLPLKSFAANRIWCAVVALAADITAWMGMLALTGHEARRWEPKTLRFRLFTIPATLARSGRRVRLHLAARSPFAPLLLAGLCRLGALAPG